A single window of Bradyrhizobium daqingense DNA harbors:
- the clpA gene encoding ATP-dependent Clp protease ATP-binding subunit ClpA: protein MPTFSQSLEQSLHRALAIANERHHQYATLEHLLLSLIDDSDAAAVMRACSVDLDKLRTSLVNYLETEFENLVTDGADDAKPTAGFQRVIQRAVIHVQSSGREEVTGANVLIAIFAERESHAAYFLQEQDMTRYDAVNYISHGIAKRPGVSEARPVRGVDEETETKGNEDAKKKGEALETYCVNLNKKARDGKIDPVIGRNSEINRAIQVLCRRQKNNPLFVGEAGVGKTAIAEGLAKRIVDSEVPEVLAAATVFSLDMGTLLAGTRYRGDFEERLKQVLKELEAHPNAILFIDEIHTVIGAGATSGGAMDASNLLKPALASGTIRCMGSTTYKEYRQHFEKDRALVRRFQKIDINEPTVEDAIAILKGLKPYFEDYHRLKYTNEAIEAAVQLSSRYIHDRKLPDKAIDVIDESGAAQMLVAENKRKKTIGIKEIETTIASMARIPPKSVSKDDAEVLKHLEQTLKRTVFGQDKAIESLAASIKLARAGLREPEKPIGCYLFSGPTGVGKTEVAKQLAATLGVELLRFDMSEYMERHTVSRLIGAPPGYVGFDQGGLLTDGVDQHPHCVVLLDEIEKAHPDLYNVLLQIMDHGRLTDHNGKQVNFRNVILIMTTNAGAADLAKQAFGFTRSKREGDDHEAINRQFAPEFRNRLDAIVSFGHLSVEVIGTVVEKFVLQLEAQLGDRDVTIELSEPAKAWLVQHGYDEQMGARPMARVIQEHIKKPLADEVLFGKLKGGGHVRVVLVKDEADETKEKIGFEFLDGPVTPKQEKLPGTRKRPPGKSKPGGPGGSKGPTSKGPLVKV from the coding sequence ATGCCGACTTTTTCCCAAAGCCTTGAACAATCCCTGCATCGTGCGCTGGCGATCGCAAACGAGCGTCATCACCAATACGCGACGCTCGAGCATCTCTTGCTTTCTTTGATCGACGACTCCGATGCAGCCGCGGTCATGCGCGCCTGTAGCGTCGATCTCGACAAGCTCCGTACGAGCCTCGTCAACTATCTTGAGACCGAATTCGAGAATCTGGTGACGGATGGCGCCGACGACGCCAAGCCGACCGCCGGCTTCCAGCGTGTGATCCAGCGCGCCGTGATCCACGTGCAGTCGTCCGGCCGCGAAGAGGTGACCGGCGCCAACGTGCTGATCGCGATCTTCGCCGAGCGGGAAAGCCATGCCGCGTATTTCCTGCAGGAGCAGGACATGACGCGCTACGACGCGGTCAACTACATCAGCCACGGCATCGCCAAGCGGCCGGGCGTCTCCGAAGCGCGGCCCGTGCGCGGCGTCGACGAGGAGACCGAGACCAAGGGCAACGAGGACGCCAAGAAGAAGGGCGAGGCGCTCGAGACCTATTGCGTCAACCTCAACAAGAAGGCGCGCGACGGCAAGATCGATCCGGTGATCGGACGCAACTCCGAGATCAACCGCGCGATCCAGGTGCTGTGCCGCCGACAGAAGAACAATCCGCTGTTCGTCGGCGAAGCCGGTGTCGGCAAGACCGCGATCGCGGAAGGTCTCGCCAAGCGCATCGTCGACAGCGAGGTGCCGGAGGTGCTCGCGGCCGCCACCGTGTTCTCGCTCGACATGGGCACGCTGCTCGCAGGCACGCGCTATCGCGGCGACTTCGAGGAGCGCCTGAAGCAGGTGCTGAAGGAGCTCGAGGCGCATCCCAACGCCATCCTGTTCATCGACGAGATCCACACCGTGATCGGTGCGGGCGCGACGTCGGGCGGGGCGATGGACGCCTCGAACCTGCTCAAGCCGGCTCTGGCCTCGGGCACGATCCGCTGCATGGGCTCCACCACCTACAAGGAGTACCGCCAGCACTTCGAGAAGGACCGCGCGCTGGTGCGGCGCTTCCAGAAGATCGACATCAACGAGCCGACGGTCGAGGACGCGATCGCGATCCTCAAGGGCCTCAAGCCGTACTTCGAGGACTATCACCGTCTGAAGTACACCAATGAGGCGATCGAGGCCGCGGTGCAGCTCTCCTCGCGCTACATCCACGACCGCAAGCTGCCGGACAAGGCGATTGACGTGATCGACGAGTCCGGTGCGGCGCAGATGCTGGTGGCCGAGAACAAGCGCAAGAAGACCATCGGCATCAAGGAGATCGAGACCACGATCGCCTCGATGGCGCGGATCCCGCCGAAGAGCGTGTCGAAGGACGACGCCGAGGTGCTCAAACATCTCGAGCAGACCCTGAAGCGCACCGTGTTCGGCCAGGACAAGGCGATCGAGTCGCTCGCCGCTTCGATCAAGCTGGCGCGTGCCGGCCTGCGCGAACCGGAGAAGCCGATCGGGTGCTACCTGTTCTCAGGGCCCACCGGCGTCGGCAAGACCGAAGTCGCCAAGCAGCTCGCGGCGACGCTCGGCGTCGAGCTCTTGCGCTTCGACATGTCGGAATACATGGAGCGACACACCGTGTCGCGCCTGATCGGCGCGCCTCCCGGCTATGTCGGGTTCGACCAGGGCGGCCTGCTCACCGATGGCGTCGATCAGCATCCGCATTGCGTGGTGCTGCTGGACGAGATCGAGAAGGCGCATCCGGATCTCTACAACGTGTTGCTCCAGATCATGGATCACGGCCGGCTCACCGATCACAACGGCAAGCAGGTCAACTTCCGCAACGTGATCCTGATCATGACGACGAATGCCGGCGCGGCGGATCTCGCCAAGCAGGCGTTTGGCTTCACCCGCTCGAAGCGGGAAGGCGACGACCACGAGGCGATCAACCGGCAGTTCGCGCCCGAATTCCGCAACCGCCTCGATGCCATCGTCTCGTTCGGCCATCTCAGCGTCGAGGTGATCGGCACCGTGGTCGAGAAGTTCGTGCTTCAGCTCGAGGCGCAGCTCGGCGATCGCGACGTCACCATCGAGCTGTCCGAGCCCGCCAAGGCCTGGCTGGTCCAGCATGGCTACGACGAGCAGATGGGGGCACGCCCCATGGCCCGCGTGATCCAGGAGCACATCAAGAAGCCGCTGGCCGACGAGGTGCTGTTCGGCAAGCTCAAGGGCGGCGGCCATGTTCGCGTCGTTCTCGTCAAGGACGAGGCCGACGAGACCAAGGAGAAGATCGGCTTCGAATTCCTCGACGGTCCGGTCACGCCGAAGCAGGAGAAGCTGCCCGGCACCCGCAAGCGTCCGCCGGGCAAGTCCAAGCCGGGCGGCCCCGGCGGCTCGAAGGGGCCGACCTCGAAGGGGCCGCTGGTCAAGGTCTGA
- a CDS encoding aldo/keto reductase translates to MEYRRLGRSGLMVPALSLGTGTFGGVGRLAAWGTTDATEARRLLDICLEAGVSMFDTANVYSLGESERVLGEAIKGRRDKVLISTKATFRFGDGPNDIGSSRQNLLKAIDGSLSRLGTDYIDLFQLHGFDAFTPPEEVLSTLDVLVRAGKIRYVGVSNFSGWHLMKSLAVADKHGFPRYVANQTYYSLIGRDYEWELMPLGLDQGLGAVVWSPLGWGRLTGKIRRGQPKPEVSRLPKTAEFGPPVPDEHVYRVVDAIDEIAKETGKSVSQIALNWLLQRPTVSTLIIGARNETQLRENLGAVGWSLTKDQVAKLDAASKVTLPYPYWHQRTTFTDRNPPAV, encoded by the coding sequence ATGGAATACCGACGCTTGGGCCGGTCAGGCCTCATGGTGCCTGCTTTGAGCCTGGGAACGGGCACCTTTGGCGGCGTCGGCCGCCTTGCTGCGTGGGGCACGACCGATGCGACCGAGGCCCGGCGCCTTCTGGACATCTGCCTCGAGGCCGGCGTGTCGATGTTCGACACCGCCAACGTCTATTCGCTCGGCGAGTCCGAGCGGGTGCTCGGCGAAGCCATCAAGGGCCGCCGCGACAAGGTCCTGATCTCGACCAAGGCGACCTTCCGCTTCGGCGATGGTCCCAACGACATCGGCTCGTCGCGGCAGAATCTGCTCAAAGCCATCGACGGTTCGCTGAGCCGGCTCGGCACCGATTACATCGACCTGTTCCAGCTCCATGGCTTCGATGCCTTCACCCCGCCCGAAGAGGTGCTCTCAACCCTCGACGTGCTCGTGCGCGCCGGCAAGATCCGTTACGTCGGCGTCTCGAATTTTTCGGGCTGGCACCTGATGAAGTCGCTGGCGGTCGCCGACAAGCACGGCTTCCCACGCTACGTCGCGAACCAGACCTACTATTCACTGATCGGGCGCGACTACGAATGGGAGCTGATGCCGCTGGGGCTCGACCAGGGATTGGGCGCCGTGGTCTGGTCGCCGCTTGGATGGGGCCGTCTCACCGGCAAGATCCGCCGCGGCCAGCCGAAGCCCGAGGTGAGCCGCCTGCCCAAGACCGCCGAGTTCGGCCCGCCGGTGCCGGACGAGCATGTCTATCGTGTCGTCGATGCCATCGACGAGATCGCGAAGGAGACCGGCAAGAGCGTCTCGCAGATCGCGCTGAACTGGCTGCTGCAGCGCCCCACGGTCTCGACACTGATCATCGGCGCCCGCAACGAGACGCAGCTGCGCGAAAATCTCGGCGCGGTCGGCTGGTCCTTGACCAAGGACCAGGTCGCAAAGCTCGATGCCGCGAGCAAGGTGACGCTGCCCTATCCCTATTGGCACCAGCGCACGACCTTTACCGACCGCAATCCGCCGGCGGTGTAG
- a CDS encoding DnaJ domain-containing protein, with product MTLIAGAVAVITLYLLLQMFRSANPAALARVLKFGGGVLALAVAAFTGLRGELAVAIPLGLFGAGLLGWTPLANAGFGNVGGLFGGGATRPSGQASRVRSQYLDMRLDHDTGQLTGRIVAGPHAGRDLADFDLAGLLALVPAFDAESVALLESYLDRRFPAWRQNAQADATGRQRRTAASGKMTTEEAYQILGLQPGAGRDDISRAHKSLMKKLHPDQGGSTYLAARVNEAKDTLLRTHNG from the coding sequence ATGACCCTGATTGCCGGCGCTGTCGCTGTTATCACGCTTTACCTGCTGCTCCAGATGTTCCGCTCCGCCAATCCGGCGGCGTTGGCCCGCGTTCTCAAATTCGGCGGCGGCGTGTTGGCGCTGGCGGTCGCCGCGTTCACGGGCCTGCGGGGCGAGCTGGCGGTCGCGATTCCGCTCGGACTCTTCGGTGCCGGCCTGCTCGGCTGGACACCCCTGGCCAATGCCGGCTTCGGTAACGTCGGAGGCCTGTTCGGCGGCGGCGCAACGCGTCCGTCCGGACAGGCTTCGCGGGTGCGCTCGCAATACCTCGACATGCGGCTCGACCACGACACCGGCCAATTGACGGGCCGGATCGTTGCCGGACCTCACGCCGGGCGCGATCTCGCCGACTTCGATCTCGCCGGACTGCTGGCGCTGGTGCCGGCGTTCGATGCCGAGAGCGTGGCCTTACTTGAAAGCTATCTGGACCGCCGGTTTCCCGCTTGGCGTCAGAACGCGCAAGCCGATGCGACAGGGCGGCAGCGCCGCACGGCGGCGAGCGGCAAAATGACGACGGAGGAAGCCTATCAGATCCTTGGCTTGCAGCCGGGCGCGGGGCGCGACGACATCAGCCGGGCTCACAAGTCCCTGATGAAGAAACTCCATCCCGACCAAGGGGGCTCGACGTATCTCGCTGCCCGTGTAAACGAGGCCAAGGATACTCTGCTTCGTACGCATAACGGCTGA
- a CDS encoding phasin family protein, protein MFKVEDFQNYGKEQFEQCVASATSVQHGLQAIASAYGDYTKKSFEDTKSFVEKLSGVKSLDKAVEAQTDFARSAYETFVAESQKIAGLYSDLAKQAFKPVETIVSKFTPAAH, encoded by the coding sequence ATGTTCAAGGTTGAAGACTTTCAGAACTACGGGAAAGAGCAGTTCGAGCAGTGCGTCGCGTCCGCGACCTCGGTGCAGCACGGCCTTCAGGCGATCGCCAGCGCCTATGGCGACTACACCAAGAAGTCGTTCGAAGACACCAAGTCCTTCGTCGAGAAGCTTTCCGGCGTGAAGTCGCTGGACAAGGCCGTGGAAGCGCAGACCGATTTCGCTCGTTCCGCCTACGAGACCTTCGTCGCGGAATCGCAGAAGATCGCCGGCCTCTACAGCGACCTCGCCAAGCAGGCGTTCAAGCCGGTCGAGACCATCGTGTCGAAGTTCACCCCGGCCGCTCACTAA
- the clpS gene encoding ATP-dependent Clp protease adapter ClpS codes for MSNDDNRSNGPTGPNTSVITKVKPKTKRPNLYRVLILNDDYTPMEFVVHVLEKFFQKDVEAATKIMLHVHHHGIGECGVFTYEIAETKVTQVMDFARKHQHPLQCVMEKK; via the coding sequence ATGAGCAATGACGACAATCGTTCCAATGGTCCGACGGGGCCGAACACCTCCGTCATCACCAAGGTCAAGCCCAAGACCAAGCGGCCGAACCTGTATCGTGTGCTGATCCTCAATGACGACTACACGCCGATGGAATTCGTCGTCCATGTGCTGGAGAAGTTCTTCCAGAAGGACGTCGAGGCCGCGACCAAGATCATGCTCCACGTCCATCATCACGGGATCGGCGAGTGTGGTGTGTTCACCTACGAGATTGCCGAGACCAAGGTGACGCAGGTGATGGATTTCGCCCGCAAGCACCAGCATCCGCTGCAATGCGTGATGGAAAAGAAGTAG
- a CDS encoding helix-turn-helix domain-containing protein yields the protein MPIQFTTDGSPGYRRLALWQDIVCDVFVGLDCKSDLGSAFHGSVTQASLGKAVCSEVRSDRQHVFRTPSRIARSDHDFVLVALGNRGDGGVVQDGRETVIHPGEFALYDTTRPYELKFNDSFTQTIFKVPREMLQRRLGGTETLTAIAFGADVPLERLAYDFIVRLCQSADRLAPNNAAALSEQAVDLLAMALSERLGTTSLPSSTHRSALLFRLKAHIRAHLADPDLSLADTAAVLGISPRYVNDLLADEDISFQRHVLAERLARCRRDLASPMLAHRHISEIAFAWGFNDLSHFGRVFREHFGMSPRDFRQSQLRH from the coding sequence ATGCCAATCCAGTTCACGACAGACGGCAGCCCGGGCTACCGGCGGCTCGCGCTCTGGCAGGATATCGTCTGTGACGTCTTCGTCGGGCTCGACTGCAAGTCGGACCTCGGCAGCGCCTTTCACGGCTCGGTGACGCAGGCCTCGCTCGGCAAGGCCGTGTGCTCCGAGGTTCGCTCCGACCGCCAGCACGTCTTCCGCACGCCCTCGCGCATCGCGCGCTCGGATCACGATTTCGTCCTGGTCGCGCTCGGCAATCGTGGCGATGGCGGCGTGGTGCAGGACGGCCGCGAGACCGTGATCCATCCCGGCGAGTTCGCGCTGTACGACACCACGCGACCATACGAGTTGAAGTTCAACGACAGCTTCACCCAGACCATCTTCAAGGTGCCGCGGGAGATGCTGCAACGCCGGCTCGGTGGCACCGAGACACTGACTGCGATCGCGTTCGGCGCTGATGTACCGCTCGAACGGCTCGCTTATGATTTCATCGTCAGACTCTGCCAGAGTGCCGACAGGCTGGCTCCGAACAACGCGGCCGCACTGTCGGAGCAAGCCGTCGATCTGCTTGCGATGGCATTGAGTGAACGGCTCGGCACGACGTCGCTGCCATCCTCGACCCACCGTTCCGCCCTGCTCTTTCGGCTGAAGGCGCACATCCGCGCGCATCTCGCCGATCCCGACCTCTCGCTCGCGGACACCGCGGCCGTGCTCGGCATCTCGCCGCGCTACGTCAACGACCTTCTCGCCGACGAGGACATCTCGTTCCAGCGCCACGTCCTTGCCGAGCGCCTCGCCCGATGCCGGCGCGACCTCGCCTCGCCGATGCTCGCCCATCGCCACATCAGTGAGATCGCGTTCGCCTGGGGCTTCAACGACCTCTCGCATTTCGGCCGCGTCTTCCGCGAGCATTTTGGGATGTCTCCACGCGACTTCAGGCAGAGCCAGCTGCGGCATTGA
- a CDS encoding PEGA domain-containing protein translates to MRLFGIVALSVMLGGCASVTRGTTENISISSTPSGVEAVVSGLEVPTTCTTPCAIVAKRSADITITFEKEGYQSQTVQLTKEVSGTGAAGFAGNLLAGGVIGMGVDAATGAATDHKPNPVIVTMQPTVPRAAPRAPKKPRPAHAPEAGT, encoded by the coding sequence ATGCGTTTATTTGGAATTGTGGCGCTCAGCGTCATGCTGGGCGGCTGCGCGTCTGTCACGCGCGGCACTACCGAGAATATCAGCATCTCATCGACACCGTCGGGCGTGGAAGCAGTCGTGAGCGGGCTTGAAGTGCCCACCACCTGCACCACGCCATGCGCCATCGTCGCCAAACGCAGTGCCGACATCACGATCACCTTCGAGAAGGAAGGCTATCAATCGCAGACGGTGCAACTTACGAAGGAAGTGTCTGGCACGGGCGCCGCCGGCTTCGCCGGCAATCTCCTGGCGGGCGGCGTCATCGGCATGGGAGTTGATGCAGCGACGGGCGCGGCAACCGATCACAAGCCGAATCCGGTCATCGTAACGATGCAACCGACCGTCCCGCGTGCCGCACCGCGCGCGCCGAAGAAGCCGCGGCCGGCCCATGCGCCGGAGGCCGGCACGTAA
- a CDS encoding D-alanyl-D-alanine carboxypeptidase — MLRNNLSSSRWARVGVFGLITVTTAVIFTADAAEARRHRRHYAHHKVQRDVSESSSPKFASIIVDGNSGAVLQSTSPDALRHPASLTKIMTLYLLFERLESGKLKLDTEMPVSKHAADQDPTKLNLRAGQTIRVEDAIKGLVTRSANDAAVVIAEAIAGDEHDFAQMMTRKARSLGMSKTVYRNANGLPNDEQVTTARDQATLGRAIQERFPRYYRYFATSTFNWRGQSIRNHNRLLGSVEGVDGIKTGYTRASGFNLVSSMRRGNRHLIGVVLGGRSGGSRDAIMRNLLAENVEKGATTRTVVAVTERNGADASTDVADASNIPARPPAQVQAAAPPAPEAAPSRLAARLSTLAAATAAMPPAQPRAEASKPEVRPTESRIEPAPLTNGVISSQPLSIIPGSSEPMKPVRVKTVQVKAGPVKVASAAPAPVSPPVTNTVPSRSEVAETSGAVVARADLINKPEIVSQPEAPKAEIARTELPRQPAGFGTGNGILGVLPAATAAAPAPAAPKLASADPAPQPIQMSAMTKPAITHSGWIVQVGALESETEAQQRIDAARSSARGLLSKADPFTEPVVAKDNRKLYRARFAGLERDQAEAVCRTLKRAEISCITVRN, encoded by the coding sequence ATGCTTCGTAACAACTTGTCTTCCTCGCGCTGGGCGCGGGTTGGCGTTTTCGGGCTTATTACGGTCACCACCGCAGTCATCTTCACCGCCGACGCTGCGGAAGCGCGGCGCCACCGCCGGCATTATGCGCACCACAAGGTGCAGCGCGATGTGTCGGAGAGCTCCAGCCCGAAATTCGCGTCCATCATTGTCGATGGCAATTCCGGTGCCGTGCTCCAGTCGACCAGCCCCGACGCGCTGCGCCACCCCGCCTCGCTCACCAAGATCATGACGCTCTATTTGCTGTTCGAGCGCCTCGAGTCCGGCAAGCTGAAGCTCGACACCGAGATGCCGGTGTCCAAGCACGCGGCCGACCAGGATCCGACCAAGCTCAATCTGCGCGCCGGGCAGACCATCCGTGTCGAAGACGCGATCAAGGGCCTCGTGACGCGCTCCGCCAATGACGCCGCCGTAGTCATCGCAGAAGCGATCGCCGGAGACGAACACGACTTCGCCCAGATGATGACGCGCAAGGCGCGCTCGCTCGGCATGTCCAAGACGGTGTACCGCAACGCCAACGGCCTTCCCAACGACGAGCAGGTCACGACCGCGCGCGACCAGGCCACGCTCGGCCGCGCCATCCAGGAGCGCTTCCCGCGCTACTATCGCTATTTCGCGACCTCGACCTTCAACTGGCGCGGTCAGTCTATCCGCAACCACAATCGCCTGCTCGGCAGTGTCGAGGGCGTGGACGGGATCAAGACCGGCTACACCCGCGCCTCCGGCTTCAATCTCGTCAGCTCGATGCGCCGCGGCAATCGCCACCTGATCGGCGTCGTGCTCGGCGGCCGCAGCGGCGGCTCGCGCGACGCCATCATGCGCAACCTGCTCGCGGAGAATGTCGAGAAGGGCGCGACCACTCGCACCGTCGTCGCAGTCACCGAGCGCAACGGCGCTGACGCCAGCACCGACGTCGCCGACGCGTCCAATATCCCGGCACGCCCCCCGGCTCAGGTTCAAGCCGCGGCGCCCCCCGCCCCGGAAGCCGCTCCGTCGCGCCTCGCCGCCCGCCTGTCGACGCTTGCCGCTGCGACTGCCGCGATGCCGCCGGCCCAACCCAGAGCTGAAGCAAGCAAGCCTGAAGTCCGCCCGACGGAATCCAGGATCGAGCCGGCACCGCTCACCAACGGTGTGATCTCCAGCCAGCCGCTGTCCATCATTCCTGGCTCGTCCGAGCCCATGAAGCCGGTCCGGGTCAAGACGGTTCAGGTCAAGGCCGGGCCCGTGAAAGTCGCCTCCGCCGCTCCCGCTCCGGTGTCGCCGCCGGTCACCAACACCGTTCCGTCGCGGTCCGAGGTCGCCGAGACCTCCGGCGCCGTCGTGGCCCGTGCAGATCTCATCAACAAGCCGGAGATCGTAAGCCAGCCGGAAGCGCCGAAGGCCGAGATCGCCCGCACCGAGCTGCCGCGCCAGCCGGCTGGCTTCGGCACCGGCAACGGCATTCTCGGGGTGCTGCCGGCCGCAACCGCCGCCGCGCCCGCCCCGGCCGCTCCGAAGCTTGCTTCCGCGGATCCTGCGCCGCAGCCGATCCAGATGAGCGCCATGACCAAGCCGGCCATCACCCACAGCGGCTGGATCGTGCAGGTCGGCGCGCTCGAGAGCGAGACGGAAGCCCAGCAGCGCATCGACGCCGCCCGCAGCTCGGCCCGGGGCCTGCTCAGCAAGGCCGACCCGTTCACCGAGCCGGTCGTCGCCAAGGACAACCGCAAGCTCTACCGTGCGCGCTTCGCCGGGCTCGAGCGCGATCAGGCCGAAGCCGTCTGCCGCACCCTCAAGCGCGCCGAGATCTCCTGCATCACCGTCCGCAACTGA
- a CDS encoding MFS transporter, translating into MSSAPVEHADGLPQPQRNQAVLTIALGIIMAVVDSAIANVALPTIAADLDASPAFSIWIVNGYQLAITISLLPLASLGEIVGYRRVYLVGLVLFTIASAFCALAHTLPLLTLARILQGFGAAGIMSVNAALVRFTYPRSQLGRGIGLNALVVAFSAAVGPTLAAGILAVGSWPWLFAINVPLGAVTLLIGLRSLPHTKPATRSFDWQSAGLSAITFGVGIAAVDSVGHGQAAITCLVQFAIALVAGALLIYRETHMTSPLLPVDLLRIPVFALSIATSIASFCGQMLAFVAIPFYLQSRFGYSAVHMGLLITPWPIAVAFAAPLAGRLVEHYPAGLLGGIGLTLFACGLAALAFLPASPTPLDVIWRMALAGAGFGLFQTPNNRTMIAAAPRERAGGASGMLGTARLLGQTTGAALVALLLGRYPVEGTRLALLAGVGFALCGAVLSMLRLSPAGARGAEHVRVQDDQRLRGE; encoded by the coding sequence ATGTCGTCCGCACCCGTCGAGCATGCCGACGGCCTGCCGCAGCCGCAGCGCAACCAGGCGGTCCTGACCATTGCGCTCGGCATCATCATGGCGGTGGTCGACAGCGCCATCGCCAATGTGGCGCTGCCAACGATCGCGGCCGACCTCGATGCGAGCCCGGCCTTCTCGATCTGGATCGTCAACGGCTACCAGCTCGCGATCACGATCTCGCTGCTGCCGCTGGCGTCGCTCGGCGAGATCGTCGGCTATCGCCGCGTCTATCTCGTCGGACTGGTGCTGTTCACGATTGCGTCCGCCTTTTGCGCGCTGGCGCACACGCTGCCGCTGCTGACGCTCGCGCGCATCCTCCAGGGCTTTGGTGCGGCCGGGATCATGAGCGTCAACGCGGCGCTGGTGCGCTTCACCTATCCGCGCAGTCAGCTCGGCCGCGGCATCGGGCTCAACGCGCTCGTGGTCGCCTTCTCGGCCGCGGTCGGTCCGACGCTCGCGGCCGGCATTCTCGCGGTCGGAAGCTGGCCGTGGCTGTTCGCCATCAACGTGCCGCTCGGCGCGGTGACGTTGCTGATCGGCCTGCGCAGCCTGCCGCACACCAAGCCCGCGACTCGTTCCTTCGACTGGCAGAGCGCAGGCCTGTCCGCGATCACGTTCGGCGTCGGCATCGCGGCGGTCGACAGCGTCGGTCATGGCCAGGCCGCGATCACCTGCCTCGTGCAGTTCGCCATCGCGCTCGTCGCCGGGGCGCTGCTGATCTATCGCGAAACGCACATGACCTCGCCGCTGTTGCCGGTCGATCTGTTGCGCATCCCGGTGTTCGCGCTGTCGATTGCGACCTCGATCGCATCGTTCTGCGGGCAGATGCTGGCCTTCGTCGCGATCCCCTTCTACCTCCAGAGCCGCTTCGGCTATTCGGCGGTGCACATGGGCCTGTTGATCACGCCCTGGCCGATCGCGGTGGCGTTCGCAGCACCGCTTGCCGGCCGTCTGGTCGAGCATTATCCGGCCGGCCTGCTCGGCGGCATCGGGCTCACGCTGTTTGCCTGTGGCCTTGCCGCGCTGGCTTTCCTGCCCGCAAGCCCGACGCCGCTCGACGTGATCTGGCGCATGGCGCTGGCCGGCGCCGGCTTCGGCCTGTTCCAGACCCCCAACAACCGCACCATGATCGCGGCCGCCCCGCGCGAGCGCGCCGGCGGCGCCAGCGGCATGCTGGGCACGGCGCGGCTGCTCGGGCAGACCACGGGCGCTGCGCTGGTCGCGCTGCTCCTCGGGCGGTATCCGGTGGAGGGCACCAGGCTGGCGCTTCTCGCCGGCGTCGGATTTGCGCTCTGCGGCGCTGTGCTGAGCATGCTGCGCCTGTCGCCTGCGGGCGCACGCGGCGCCGAGCACGTCCGCGTGCAGGACGATCAGCGCTTGCGCGGCGAATAG
- a CDS encoding carbon-nitrogen hydrolase family protein, whose protein sequence is MGIEHPKYNVAVVQAAPAWLDLDASIDKSIGLIREAAEKGAKLIAFPEAFIPGYPWHIWMDSPAWAIGRGFVQRYFDNSLSYDSPQAERLRDAVRKAKLTAVLGLSEREGGSLYLAQWLIGPDGETIAKRRKLRPTHAERTVYGEGDGSDLAVHARPDIGRLGALCCWEHLQPLSKYAMYAQNEQVHVAAWPSFSLYDPFAPALGAEVNNAASRVYAVEGSCFVLAPCATVSQAMIDELCDRPDKHALLHAGGGFAAIYGPDGSQIGEKLAPDQEGLLIAEIDLGAIGIAKNAADPAGHYSRPDVTRLLLNKKRYQRVEQFALPVDMVEPTDIGAAAS, encoded by the coding sequence ATGGGCATCGAACATCCGAAATACAACGTGGCGGTGGTGCAGGCGGCACCGGCCTGGCTCGACCTCGACGCCTCGATCGACAAATCGATCGGGCTGATCAGGGAGGCCGCGGAAAAGGGCGCCAAGCTGATCGCCTTTCCCGAAGCCTTCATCCCCGGTTACCCCTGGCATATCTGGATGGACTCGCCGGCCTGGGCGATCGGCCGTGGCTTCGTGCAGCGCTACTTCGACAATTCGCTGTCCTATGACAGCCCGCAAGCTGAGCGCCTGCGCGATGCCGTACGCAAGGCCAAGCTCACCGCCGTGCTCGGCCTGTCGGAGCGCGAGGGCGGCAGCCTTTATCTGGCGCAATGGCTGATCGGGCCCGACGGCGAGACCATCGCCAAGCGCCGCAAGCTGCGGCCGACCCATGCCGAGCGCACCGTCTATGGCGAGGGCGACGGCAGCGATCTCGCCGTGCATGCGCGGCCCGACATCGGCCGCTTGGGCGCGCTGTGCTGCTGGGAGCATCTCCAGCCGCTGTCGAAATACGCGATGTACGCCCAGAACGAGCAGGTGCATGTCGCGGCGTGGCCGAGCTTCTCGCTCTACGATCCCTTTGCGCCGGCGCTCGGGGCCGAGGTCAACAATGCGGCTTCACGCGTCTACGCGGTGGAAGGCTCCTGCTTCGTGCTGGCGCCTTGCGCGACGGTGTCGCAAGCCATGATCGACGAGCTCTGCGACCGGCCCGATAAGCATGCGCTGTTGCATGCCGGCGGCGGCTTCGCGGCGATCTACGGGCCGGACGGCAGCCAGATCGGCGAGAAGCTGGCGCCGGATCAGGAGGGTCTGCTGATCGCCGAGATCGATCTCGGCGCCATCGGCATCGCCAAGAATGCCGCCGATCCCGCCGGGCACTATTCGCGGCCCGACGTGACGCGGCTCCTGCTCAACAAGAAGCGATACCAGCGCGTCGAGCAGTTCGCGTTGCCGGTCGACATGGTCGAGCCAACGGACATTGGTGCGGCAGCGAGCTGA